One region of Bradyrhizobium betae genomic DNA includes:
- a CDS encoding tripartite tricarboxylate transporter TctB family protein produces MISRRALELATAVLTGSFGVAVVVQSLDNGIGWSTAGVDSGTFPFLTGIIIVLGSLYNLVRGVLPAATLANVPIAITPIELRRLAGLFVPAAIFVAAIPLVGMYLASALYIFAVLAIPRHQSVPRALAMAWVTALALYVVFERMFQVSLPHGALAAAFGF; encoded by the coding sequence ATGATCTCGCGCCGCGCCCTCGAACTTGCGACTGCCGTGCTGACTGGGAGCTTCGGTGTCGCGGTGGTGGTCCAGAGCCTCGACAACGGCATCGGCTGGTCAACCGCAGGCGTCGACTCCGGCACGTTCCCGTTTCTGACCGGCATCATCATCGTGCTCGGCAGCTTGTACAATCTGGTGCGGGGCGTGCTGCCGGCTGCGACACTGGCAAATGTTCCGATTGCGATTACGCCGATCGAGCTGCGCCGGCTAGCGGGCCTGTTTGTGCCGGCCGCGATCTTCGTCGCCGCCATCCCGCTGGTCGGGATGTACCTCGCCTCGGCTCTCTACATCTTCGCGGTGCTGGCGATCCCCCGACATCAGTCCGTGCCGCGTGCGCTGGCCATGGCGTGGGTAACGGCCCTCGCGCTCTATGTCGTGTTCGAGCGCATGTTCCAGGTGAGCCTGCCGCATGGCGCGCTGGCCGCCGCGTTCGGCTTCTGA